A stretch of Fusarium poae strain DAOMC 252244 chromosome 2, whole genome shotgun sequence DNA encodes these proteins:
- a CDS encoding hypothetical protein (SECRETED:SignalP(1-20)~TransMembrane:5 (n2-13c20/21o44-67i74-97o117-143i155-175o187-211i)): MFFLLINTILMTIGVHYGLGQNLTDILRDDPDHLPLSLLYEAASQTFAIIAMSIAKWSLGLFLLRLVKEKWHKIAIWCMMACLMSASISVCFVYWLQCTPPQYLWNRKIPGRCHIDTAPASMLLCVLCVVADFFFAGFPWLFILGLQMKMKEKMVILLSLSLGVIAGAFGIKRTLEVPKLKKDPMGLIVWSAAELTVTMICIAIPVCRPLYKKCFTKWTSRGSSNYPNSGASYPLQTIGGGVHPAKRVDRNGSGSTAGTHEHIEDHERKIGMNGPFTRTRVYPKSDARRLGDDQSEEEILGPEFRRSQIMDLEAQNGETRLTHHTTNSERSI; the protein is encoded by the exons ttcttccttctcatcaacaccatcttGATGACCATAGGGGTACACTATGGCTTGGGCCAGAATCTAACGGATATTTTGCGAGATGACCCCGACCATCTACCACTCTCACTACTCTACGAAGCTGCTAGCCAAACGTTTGCGATAATAGCCATGAGTATCGCAAAGTGGTCTTTGGGCCTCTTTCTATTACGACTCGTCAAGGAGAAATGGCACAAGATTGCTATCTGGTGCATGATGGCTTGTCTCATGTCAGCTTCCATTTCAGTGTGTTTTGTCTATTGGCTTCAGTGCACTCCACCGCAATACCTTTGGAACCGCAAGATACCAGGTCGTTGTCATATAGATACGGCTCCTGCATCTATGCTACTTTGTG TCCTGTGTGTTGTGGCCGACTTCTTCTTTGCTGGTTTCCCTTGGCTGTTTATCCTCGGCTTAcagatgaagatgaaagagaagatggtgaTTCTCTTGAGTCTCAGCCTGGGCGTTAT TGCCGGAGCATTTGGAATTAAGCGCACACTCGAGGTTCCCAAGCTTAAAA AGGATCCGATGGGATTGATTGTCTGGTCAGCCGCTGAGCTCACTGTAACAATGATTTGCATTGCCATTCCTGTCTGCCGGCCTCTATACAAGAAATGTTTTACGAAATGGACTTCTCGAGGATCCAGCAACTACCCTAACTCCGGGGCGTCATATCCTCTGCAGACGATAGGCGGAGGTGTACATCCAGCTAAGAGGGTAGACAGGAACGGTAGCGGCAGTACGGCGGGTACTCACGAACATATCGAAGACCACGAGCGAAAGATTGGCATGAATGGTCCGTTCACAAGAACGAGGGTTTATCCTAAAAGCGATGCAAGACGTCTTGGAGACGACCAGAGTGAAGAGGAGATTCTTGGGCCAGAGTTTCGGAGAAGTCAGATTATGGATCTCGAGGCACAAAATGGCGAGACTAGGTTGACGCACCATACTACCAATTCTGAGAGAAGTATATAG